In Providencia hangzhouensis, the DNA window ATAAAACAGGGAATGTTGACGGTGGTCTCGCACAAGCGAGTATTGATATCAGTATTGGGTATCAATAAATAATAGCTATTTAATATGGGAGAGAGAGGATGAACATAAGCCGTTTATTCAGGGGAACTGTTTTAGTCGCAGGTATAAGCTTCGTTTCATCAGGGGCACTGGCTTTGGATGCTTCTGTTCAGATTAAAGGCAAAATAAAATTGATGGGATGCGAGGTTGATACCGGATCAAAAGATCAAACTGTTGATTTTAAAAGGGTCAATGTGCCGGTGAGTTACCCTTCAGGAAGTGTTGTAGCCGAGAAACCATTTACGATTAAACTACAAAATTGTGAATCAACCGCAGTTGCTGATGTTTCGATGAGTGGTACCCCAGATAGTTTTAATGCGGATTATTTTGCATTAGATTCTACGAGCCAAGATTCAGCAAAAGGAATCGCACTGCGTATTAAATCAACAAATGGGGATGTTCAGAACCCTTCAGGTAAAGTAGTGACATGGCGTTTTAATTCATCAAGTAGTGAACAATTATTAACATATAATGGTGCATTAATTAAGACGAGTGATATCACTAACGGTAAAGTGAATGTAAATGCAGAGTTTAGCGTTAATTATCGTTAATTTTAATATAGAAAAATAATAGTGTGTTAATTAATCTAATAATAATGGTTTAATAACTTTTATTATATGAGTTTATGATTATTTTTTATTTGAGAAATATAAGTTTATTGGAAGTTGTAAATCTCGAATACGCTTTTTTATAGCATATCAGGGCGTTAAACTTTAAGGCTACAACACTAAAAATAATAGTGTCGTTATAATTAGGACAGTACGTATGAGCGTATATAACACTGAAATTTCTAATAGTTTTATTGGGCAGCAGGTTCGCAAACGCCGCCTTCTTTTAGGTTGGTCTGCGAGTACATTGGGGAAAAAATCAGGCTTGAGCCAACAACAAATTTCACGCTATGAAAGAGGAACACAGAATTTCACTATTTATCGTTTATGTATATTTGCAAATATACTGGAATGTGACTTAAATTACTTTTTGGGGCATGAAACTGATCTTGGCTACCCATTATAAGTTGAATATTAAATTTAATAGCTTCTTGAGAGAGGAGCTATTAAAAATCAACATATGTAGACATAATCTGTTTATACTTGATGAAAACATCAAAAAAGATGGCAACAAATAAGCTCCTATGCTTATTTATAATATCTGTCTGTTTTATAAAAAAGTATGTTTAGTTTACATATATTGCTATGGTTATAGCAGTATTATGTTTTTTGGGGACGAATAGAAACGGTATTATTTGGGGATCTTGTGAAAAATGTAAATGCTAACTCAGCAATGCTAAAAGGATGCTTCTAGCTGGCTGGTTGCTTATGGTATAATAATCGCACAAAAATATTGTGCTACAGCTATACTTTTTAAATCTTATTTTTAATCCATTTTACATTGGATACCCCAGTAATGAACATTAGTCAGCTTAAAAGCTTTGTTGAAGTAGTGAGGAGTGATTTTAATATCACCAATGCGGCTGAAAAATTGTATACCTCTCAGCCAACTGTCAGTAAACAACTTAAAATATTGGAAGATGAGTTAAACGTTTCATTATTCAATCGAAAAAATAATAACTTATTGTCGCTGAGCCCGATTGGTGAAAAAGTTCATCATGTTGCGTGTGATATTCTTGCGCAGTTCGATAAAATTAAAAGTATCGTGTCTCATGAAGACTCGACGATAAAACAAAACCTGCATATTGCAACAACTCACACACAGATCCGCTATAAATTGCCTCAAGTGATTGAGCGTTTTAACGCACGCTATCCCAATATTTCTTTGCATTTCCATCAAGGTGCGCCTGCTCAGATTGCAGAGATGGTAAACAATGGCGATGTGGACTTTGCCATTGCGACCGAGTCTATGCACCTTTATGATGATTTATTGGTGATGCCTTGTTACCAATGGTCTCGCAGTATTATTGTTCCACATGACCACCCATTGGCTCAATGTGAACAGCTTAAGATTGAAGACCTTGCAGGCTACCCGCTAATTACTTATGTTTTTGGTTTTACAGGGCATTCAAAGCTCGACCAAGTCTTTTATCAACATAAATTAACGCCAAATGTTGTTTTAACTGCCGTAGATACTGAAATAATTAAATACTATGTAAAACGGGGTGCTGGGGTCGGTATTATTTCAACCGTGGCTTTTGACCCAGAGGAAGATAGCGAAGCATTACGTTGTATTGATATCAGCCACTTAGTAAAGCCAAGTTATACACATGTATGTATTAACCGGCACATGCATTTAAAAGATTATATGTATGATTTTATCTCTCATTACGCACCTCACCTTGATTTGAATTATATTCATCAGCCGAATCAATGGGTACCGACAGAACAAAGCGAGCGTGATCAGTTATACCGAGAATTGCCAGAATTGTAACTTATAAGTGAATGACTAAGAAAAAAGCCGAGTAATTGATTGTCCAACTATTGGGGGTCACTTCAATTTACTCGGCTTTAGTATTACTGTGTGTATTATATTTATTCTAACGAGTGGCAATATTAATAAAAATTTGAGCGCCAATCAGTAAACAATCGTCATCAACAAAATAAGGGTTAGCATGTAAGTAATTATTAATCCCTTTTGCTTGATTACCACTTCCTAAGAAGTACATGGCACCGAGTTTATCTTTAGTGGCATTGATCATATAACTGAAGTCTTCACTGCCAGTCATTGGCTTACCATTTGAATCAATCTGCTCAATCGGTAAGAAGGCGGCAGCGGCATCATAAATCACTTTGGCTGCTTGTGGGTGGTTGACAACGGCAGGATATCCGCTGGCTTCCAGTGTTGTTTTAAACCCACCGCCTTCACTACGAGCCACAATTTCATGGAAGCTGGCTTTTAATATTTTGTCCGTTTCTTCATCCATTGAACGGATCGTTCCGCGTGCTTGCACATGATCCGCCAGCGCATTTGGGATGGTTCCGCCGTTAATCATGCCGCAACCAAATACGGCAGGGCTGAAAGGATCAGTTTTTTTGGCAACAATGTAGTCCATATAATCAATGATACGCGTTGCTTCGCGGATAGCATCTAACCCTTTATGAGGGGTTGAGCCGTGGGCAGAAACACCGTGGACATCTAGTGTCCACGCTGAGCCGTATGAGGACATAACCCCAGAATTGAATTTAATATAACCCGTTTCAAATGCAGCATCATTGTGTAGGCCGTAAACTTCGTCTACTCCTTCCATACACCCCATTTCTACCATTTTGTTAGCACCTGGCACACGCATATCTTCTTCTGCCATTTGGAAGATAAAGCGGACGTTATGGGTGAGCTCAGAACGGTTTTCACTGAGGTACTTCGCTGCCGTTAAAGCGATGGTCATGTGGGTATCATGTCCACAGTTATGAGCGCAGCCTTCATGGACAGAACTGTGCTCATTGCACGTTAAATCAGGCATTTCAAGGCCATCAATGTCAGTACGATAGGCAATCAAGCGCTTTGTTGGGTCGACAATCAATTCAGCGGTAAAACCTGTGTAGCCTTCGAATAAACGAATGTTATAGCCAAAGCTTTCCATCAATTCACGGCAATATTGTGAGGT includes these proteins:
- a CDS encoding fimbrial protein codes for the protein MNISRLFRGTVLVAGISFVSSGALALDASVQIKGKIKLMGCEVDTGSKDQTVDFKRVNVPVSYPSGSVVAEKPFTIKLQNCESTAVADVSMSGTPDSFNADYFALDSTSQDSAKGIALRIKSTNGDVQNPSGKVVTWRFNSSSSEQLLTYNGALIKTSDITNGKVNVNAEFSVNYR
- a CDS encoding helix-turn-helix domain-containing protein, with translation MSVYNTEISNSFIGQQVRKRRLLLGWSASTLGKKSGLSQQQISRYERGTQNFTIYRLCIFANILECDLNYFLGHETDLGYPL
- a CDS encoding LysR substrate-binding domain-containing protein translates to MNISQLKSFVEVVRSDFNITNAAEKLYTSQPTVSKQLKILEDELNVSLFNRKNNNLLSLSPIGEKVHHVACDILAQFDKIKSIVSHEDSTIKQNLHIATTHTQIRYKLPQVIERFNARYPNISLHFHQGAPAQIAEMVNNGDVDFAIATESMHLYDDLLVMPCYQWSRSIIVPHDHPLAQCEQLKIEDLAGYPLITYVFGFTGHSKLDQVFYQHKLTPNVVLTAVDTEIIKYYVKRGAGVGIISTVAFDPEEDSEALRCIDISHLVKPSYTHVCINRHMHLKDYMYDFISHYAPHLDLNYIHQPNQWVPTEQSERDQLYRELPEL
- a CDS encoding M20 metallopeptidase family protein, yielding MTNKYNISEKLFALETFSKKTRQDLHKIPELSGQEFKTSQYCRELMESFGYNIRLFEGYTGFTAELIVDPTKRLIAYRTDIDGLEMPDLTCNEHSSVHEGCAHNCGHDTHMTIALTAAKYLSENRSELTHNVRFIFQMAEEDMRVPGANKMVEMGCMEGVDEVYGLHNDAAFETGYIKFNSGVMSSYGSAWTLDVHGVSAHGSTPHKGLDAIREATRIIDYMDYIVAKKTDPFSPAVFGCGMINGGTIPNALADHVQARGTIRSMDEETDKILKASFHEIVARSEGGGFKTTLEASGYPAVVNHPQAAKVIYDAAAAFLPIEQIDSNGKPMTGSEDFSYMINATKDKLGAMYFLGSGNQAKGINNYLHANPYFVDDDCLLIGAQIFINIATR